The following nucleotide sequence is from Glycine max cultivar Williams 82 chromosome 9, Glycine_max_v4.0, whole genome shotgun sequence.
GAAGCAGTTTGTtaaacatgtattttatttaccttgatTTTCTCCTACCTCGAAACATTTTAGTTGATATTAAATTACTTCATTATCTAGGGAGTGGGAAGACATATACCATGGAACCATTGCCTCTCAAAGCATCCCACGATATTTTAAGATTAATGCACCACACATACCGGAACCAAGGTTTCCAACTGTTTGTTAGTTTCTTCGAAATATATGGGGGGAAACTTTTTGATCTCCTCAATGAACGAAAGTAAGTCATCAACTTGCGAACTGGAATAATTATAACTTTGGGGATTATTTGcttgattaattttttgattttgcAGAAAACTTTGCATGAGGGAGGATGGGAAACAGCAGGTTTGCATTGTTGGCTTGCAAGAATATAGAGTATCTAAAGTTGAGACAATCAAGGAATTTATTGAGAGAGGTAATTCCACAAGAAGTACTGGTACAACTGGAGCAAATGAGGAATCCTCTCGATCGCATGCTATACTTCAGCTTTGTATCAAGAGATCAGCTGATGGGACTGAATCAAAGCCTACCCGACTTGTGGGCAAACTATCTTTTATAGATCTGGCTGGAAGTGAACGTGGTGCAGATACGACAGATAATGATAAGCAGACTAGGTgggattttgtttttatcttcaatcagATTTTTAGCTGATATTTCATTTGAGTAACTGGAAGACTTGCCAAATAATTTATGTGTCTATGTCCAGATGTAATTATGTAAGATTTATTTGGTTTaattaacttgtttttttaagttttattctaGGATTGAAGGGgcagaaataaataaaagtttactTGCTCTGAAAGAATGCATTAGAGCCCTAGACAATGACCAAGGGCATATCCCTTTCAGAGGAAGTAAATTGACTGAAGTTCTGCGAGATTCTTTTGTTGGTGATTCACGCACTGTAATGATATCATGCATTTCACCTAGCTCAGGTTCATGCGAGCATACTCTTAACACATTAAGATATGCTGACAggtatatattttgaaattttctggTAAGGAAGCGATTGATCTGATACTATAAAATATTCTAATTGAAAGTTACATTTCAGAGTTAAGAGCCTGTCAAAAGGGAACACCTCTAGAAGGGATCCTCTTTCTTCCTCAAACCTTAGAGACTCTACTGTGTTGCCTGGCTCTTCAGTTTTATCTCATGATGATACCTTGGAGGATGAAACAACATATGTTTCCAGTGACAAGAATCGATTTGGTTGGCCCAAACAGCTAGAAAGGGAACCCTCTCCTCCGAATAATGTGGACCGTGTTCCAAGTGGTAGAATGGGGGGAAATTTGATACCATCTGTGTATTCTGATCCACAAAATGGTCAAAGAGGCAGTCAAAAGGCCAGAACTGCAAATGAATATGATTACCTAGGACCAACATATGAACAGGATAGAACGAGAAAAACAAGTAAGAGGGTGGATAACAACCAATTATCTGCCGTGGGGGACAAGAGGAAGATAGAATCTCGTGTTAAACTTGTGGATGAATTGCATTTTGAGGCTAATCATTCTGATCCTGACGATAATTTAAATGCCCTCCTGAAGGTATATTCTTTTACTATACTGACTAAAATGTTTTTGACTATTAAAGTACTGAGTGGTGCCTGTTTTGCTTGGAAAATAGGAAGAGGAAGATCTCGTAACTGCTCACCGGAGACAGGTGGAGGAAACAATAGACATTGTTAGGGAGGTGGGTACAAGTCTTACGCCTTTCTTTGATGATTAGGTAAACTTAGTATTTTCTTAACATTGTTAATTTCCTATGCAGGAGATGAATTTACTCGTTGGAGCTGACCAACCAGGAAATCAACTGGATGATTATATTTCCAAGTTGAATACTATTTTATCACTAAAGGCTGCAGGAATCTTTCAATTGCAGACACAGTTGGCTCAATTTCAGAGACGCTTAAATGAGTATAATGTTGTCGTAACGTCTGGTAATTGATGGTGCTAATGGGCAAATGATTGGTGTGTTGTGGATGAGGAATTCTCCGTTCTCTTAGGTATTGCTTCTATGATTTCATTGCCGTGGATTGTTTCTCAATTGTGAAgaattttgatgttgacaagATTCTCCGTTCTACACTTGATTGATTGCTTAGACGAGTCACTATTGTGACTTGAAATGAATTGAACAACATACACAAATGTATCTCCACTTGCTCAGTTGACATACTATTGTTACATGTGGAGAGTACAATGTGAAGTCAACTGCCCTGATTGCTTGTAGTTTGCAACCgaaaatctttatatatatttttttgtttgtgtaccGTCTTCCTTAAATTGATTATGGCATGTTTGGAGTGTCTTGTCCTGTATTATTGGTTCATGAGTGTACCCACTTATTTTCTTACCGTTCATGATGATGTGAAAGCAAGGCAGGTGTTGTGGAGTGATCTCAGGTTGTTGATGAGTGAAGAATCAATAGTTGGATATAAAGAATGAAGGGTCACTTTAATCCCGTTGAAATGCCctgatcaatttttatttttttttgcttttttgctTCACTAGATGTTAAAGTGTGCATGTTAGAAATTGACCCTTTATATGGATTATTATCAGTAGTGCATGAAGTAGGGTTTCAAGCCTTACAGCCTGCCAAACAAACCCCTCTAGTCACAATCTGCGAGTTGGACCTTTGTTGCTTGcttcaaaaaatatttccaaGCACACGCAGATAATATCAATTGGTTGGTTTTTTTGGGGGGCCCTGTAATTCATGCATAACTAGCAAAATTCTAATTGAATTCCTTATTGGAGTATTGTCGTTCTAGACACTTGTCCCCCGCTTGATCACCATTTTCGTGCCTGTGTCTTTCAAATCACGACGTGGACACAGGTCGTTAGACATGTCAATGTGTCAAAATAATTGATGCATTTTATCATGAATTCATGATAGGTGCATCGCACAATTGCGATACTCGCTGTCCATGTCCAACATGTTTTCGTCTGTTTTACCTAAAAAGCTTGGTGATTTTCGAGCTTTGATCATTGTATTCTTGGGCCACGTGTTGGATGCAATGGACACACTAATCCTAGACTTTTTTGACGAAAATGGGGATTTTGGATAAGGTAAATATGCAAAAGGATTTTTCTGAGAAGTACTACTATTTCCACGACAAAGATTGTTTCAGATGTTCATTTATCCTGTACCCTGTGACATTACCTTTGAGTATAAATTATAACcgctgtaaaaaaaatattttatacattggttatacatataatatataattgatgcaaaaactacTTTCTTGTTACTGCTACTGCAGGACAAATGGGTGTCTAAAACAATCCATGTAAATACTTCTCAAAATAACTCATTTGCATATTTACTTTCTTCAAAATccccattttcttaaaaaaaataaaaagaagtcttAATCCTAAGTGATCCTTTGATTTGCTGCCCAATGAAATTTATTCTTGTGCTCTATGTTAGCAACAccatagtatatttttttttgaaatttaaatgttttaagtttatgtaaaattttatattggtctcatcaaataatttacattttaacaaGGTCAGCGTACAATTCCACtttgtaataaaattatatttgaaaaaaaaatgtgtggttAGTATTTCTTCCCACTGAGAATGTTATATTTGTATGTTACCCTTAGTCCCTTATCTTGATGAGGACCTTGCTGTGGTTTAGGTGGACAACAGGCATGTCATGCAGATTCTAAACCCCACAAAACGTATTGGGACTCTTGCTACTTGCCAAATGCCAAAGCTTCCACCGTGCTTTTTAAGCTTGGCCACAAAAGTGAAAACTTTTCAGAATCTGGTGAATGTATCACCAAACAGTGCCAATGCCGCAAAGAAAAGCGAAAAGCGCTTGCATCTTTATCCTTAACGTTTTCATGTAAGACTTCTTTTCATGGAAGACTTGAACACTGAAATTTTGAACTGAGCAAAAACGGCTTCAGCTCAAGTATAGTTTTTTGTTAGAACTTTAAAGCTTGATAtgtaaatttatcaaaatttaaaaattcaattttactatATTGAAACACgagtttaaattaaataatcaaaatgcattaaaaataagtttgaacaaattcatcaaaatatgaatatgaatttatatatctataatttaaattaattatcaatgttACAATATACTTAAATCTAATTAAGTTTAACTtgatgtataaataaaaaaattcttaatttttaaatttgaattagaaaggTGACCAGATTCTTTTTTTCGGTTCCGTTTTTTAGATTTTGGATTAATTAATTCGATTTTGAGTGTCCCTATTTATTGTATCCATTTACTCCAGCAAAACAATTCTGGGTCTAAGATCTGGTTGACCTACCATAACACATACGAAAGCAAAAAGATTTTGAGCGTGTTACGTTAGTGTTAACATTCATAGTGCAACTGGTAACACAACTGATAAAACTAGAATCCATTTTGTAACATTATcgtaaaaattgtttttaaatgctgacttttgtaatattatttaaagaaaaaattaaagatggtaagatagtttttatgaaattgatataaaatttaaccttctaagacgatttataagtcatcataaaaaattaatattttttacaatgtCAAATTTGAGATCCTTCAAGATTATCATTAAATGTGTCTAATAGCCATCTTTAAAACACTTAGTTGTAATAgtgaaaacttttatttttatctaacaaATAGGTTTATCCTATTGATAAGAAACAAATTCATATCTTACAAgaatatgaatttgatttttgttactGATGGAAAGACTTTGttaatgaataatttataattaattttataaatattttttgaatcttAAAATTTGTCTCAACTATGGTGTTTGTCTCAACTATGGTGAATTCTCAAAATTCAATTCACTTAaacttttcataataataattaaaaaaacttctattttcatgaaatgaaaattggactattaattttatattttaagtcgGTAGACATGGTTAACTTCTCATGAAATCCAAAATTAAGCACACAAAAATTCCATGATATCGTTTTATTGTTGAGATATGAGAATCTGTTGTGACTTGTGACAGCCACCGCTTTAATTTGATTGGTTATTTACCCTCCACGTGTCAGCTTGCTTTCTCCTGATGTCTTGTCTTGATTTTCAAGGGCACCATGAAAACCTAGACAAAATGGAGAAGTCAATGATGGACTTGTGAAATTGTTATTTGTCAAAACTTTTTCATCTCTTTTAGTTGCTTGGAAAATCGGTAACAACCCTCACACAACTACAGAGAATGAAgctatactttttaatttctttttggcAAGGCAAGATTCAGTTTGATTTTTAGATCGGAAAAGCGATATGATATCATGTTAACATTAGATaaagcttttttttaatcatatgatTCATACTAGTGTCTAATGAAAAGCAGAACATGGAAAATAAACTCCAAATTCAGGTCCTcagaaattttcttttaatgaagCAATGTACAGATGTATCCCATTCCCACCTTACCGAGTCATGAGAAAAGCAAGTTAAATCTAACTTACTAGCTAAGCAATTATACCAATATATGTTCTTGATGTATACGTGCATGTCTGTATTTAAAGTACTATATTTATGTAGGTAGATAGAATAAATGACAGAAAAATGACTAGATAGATAGAAGATGTACTGCATGCATAGTCACTTCAATTAATGCAGCTaagaaaattttctttgaaaCTTGCCCTCTACATGATGCAAAGCATCTTTAAAGAACTTACTTGAAGTGATACTGGACCCTTCTTGAAGATATATACTATTTTGTAATTAACTATTGTACTATACTGGACCCTTcttgaagataaaaattaagTCGGCTTAAGAcaacttaattattaattaagtcaTGACACTAAGCATTTCTCCTGATAAGACACTAGAAAGATTTTGTAAACGGTTCGAAATCTTTTTGATGTTTAATTACCTTAATGTGCCTATCATCATCtactctctccctctctcaaaACCTCCTTATATTTGTTTACATTGTTGTCAACGGCCATTCGTGGGTTGCTACTAGGattttgaggaaaaactagaaagCCATTGTCCCTAATGTATATAGGTAAAGAGGTGAAGTACACCTACCACGCAATTTAAGTCATCATTATCCTCGAATTTTCCACATACTATGCAAATCCTGAATCTTGTAATACAAGTCAAAAACACTATTAACTAAGAAATAATAagggaaatattttatttgctttttatattttcaactaaTCTTACTGGTTGCCACACTAATTCAGGTGTTGGAAATATTGTTCCTCTAGAGTTGTTTATCAAACATAGACCCTAAGAAAACGTTCCGCTGAATTTACTAATTAATAACTCAAACCGACCAATCAGTTACTTAATCTCCTTCACTACACTTGAATCATTTTCTGGTTACTTAACCAACTAACTAATCAGAGACTGGAATCTGCTTCACTGTTTTGTGCTATAGCTAGCTCTCTTGTTTTCTTAAGAGATAGGACAAATTGAAGGGGTCGTCACTCTTGCCCCAACTTCATGAATGTTTACCTAAACTTTGATTGTGGccagaattattattttaatcactAAAATGAATGTGATTAATTAAAGCCAATCAAATTTGACACGTTTTAGTATACATATATAGGAGAAAAGTTCTAGCTCGATCCATGAGAGACATTGAGTTGCAAGATAATTGAGGCGAATAACATTGAACCAACTTGTACTAAGTAGCATGcatggttttatttatttctgtaGGCCAAAGTAGTCTTAGAGGGGTCCAAAACTACTATGAATACATCTTTACCACAATTTCtaacaaaaacatttttattaatagattcCTTAAGTATATATTAGCTTAGGGGCAATGACTAACAAAGCTGTAATGATATAATCTAAACCTTAGTTAGATTTCTCTGAATTTTATCTGATTGATTGTCAtgagaggatgaagaagtcatcatgaattaaatcaaacaagggAATTATCTTGTTTATCCACTCATTAATTGACAGCTGTtgtgtacatatatatttaaGTCATACTTAAGTAGGCCCGGAAGT
It contains:
- the LOC100775562 gene encoding kinesin-like protein KIN-13B isoform X1 produces the protein MPRSSSAVHHHRQSSDNFMFDAHGRWLHSSAYAQELGTRSSSLRRNDDDRVLTSGLLDLHSFDTELLPEMYGVHNEYLTNHTIQGQSFDGYESILSGNKLVPRSRGLPESHLLKSVSADKERANNVAKIKVVVRKRPLNKKEIAKKEEDIIYIDSNFLTVHERKLKVDLTEYIEKHEFVFDAVLNEDVSNDEVYAETVEPIVPLIFQRTKATCFAYGQTGSGKTYTMEPLPLKASHDILRLMHHTYRNQGFQLFVSFFEIYGGKLFDLLNERKKLCMREDGKQQVCIVGLQEYRVSKVETIKEFIERGNSTRSTGTTGANEESSRSHAILQLCIKRSADGTESKPTRLVGKLSFIDLAGSERGADTTDNDKQTRIEGAEINKSLLALKECIRALDNDQGHIPFRGSKLTEVLRDSFVGDSRTVMISCISPSSGSCEHTLNTLRYADRVKSLSKGNTSRRDPLSSSNLRDSTVLPGSSVLSHDDTLEDETTYVSSDKNRFGWPKQLEREPSPPNNVDRVPSGRMGGNLIPSVYSDPQNGQRGSQKARTANEYDYLGPTYEQDRTRKTSKRVDNNQLSAVGDKRKIESRVKLVDELHFEANHSDPDDNLNALLKEEEDLVTAHRRQVEETIDIVREEMNLLVGADQPGNQLDDYISKLNTILSLKAAGIFQLQTQLAQFQRRLNEYNVVVTSGN
- the LOC100775562 gene encoding kinesin-like protein KIN-13B isoform X2 encodes the protein MPRSSSAVHHHRQSSDNFMFDAHGRWLHSSAYAQELGTRSSSLRRNDDDRVLTSGLLDLHSFDTELLPEGQSFDGYESILSGNKLVPRSRGLPESHLLKSVSADKERANNVAKIKVVVRKRPLNKKEIAKKEEDIIYIDSNFLTVHERKLKVDLTEYIEKHEFVFDAVLNEDVSNDEVYAETVEPIVPLIFQRTKATCFAYGQTGSGKTYTMEPLPLKASHDILRLMHHTYRNQGFQLFVSFFEIYGGKLFDLLNERKKLCMREDGKQQVCIVGLQEYRVSKVETIKEFIERGNSTRSTGTTGANEESSRSHAILQLCIKRSADGTESKPTRLVGKLSFIDLAGSERGADTTDNDKQTRIEGAEINKSLLALKECIRALDNDQGHIPFRGSKLTEVLRDSFVGDSRTVMISCISPSSGSCEHTLNTLRYADRVKSLSKGNTSRRDPLSSSNLRDSTVLPGSSVLSHDDTLEDETTYVSSDKNRFGWPKQLEREPSPPNNVDRVPSGRMGGNLIPSVYSDPQNGQRGSQKARTANEYDYLGPTYEQDRTRKTSKRVDNNQLSAVGDKRKIESRVKLVDELHFEANHSDPDDNLNALLKEEEDLVTAHRRQVEETIDIVREEMNLLVGADQPGNQLDDYISKLNTILSLKAAGIFQLQTQLAQFQRRLNEYNVVVTSGN